TGCCGCGCTGCTCGCCTCGTTCCCCGCCACAGGCCGGAGTGCCGCACTGCTTGCCTCACTCGCTGCCGCCGGAAGGGGCGCCGCGAGGAGCGAGAACACGGCCACGAGTCCCAGGTGCGAACGCGCCGAGGGCGGGCGCGGACTCCGATGAATCACGAGGCGGTCGGGCATCACGGTGCGCTCTAGCAGTCCCTGGCCACGGTGCGTGCCGATTGGCGGCGCGGTTCACGCAAAGGTGGCGCGCGTCGAGGACATCCGTCGGGTGTTGAACGCCGCGTCAGGCAGAGAGGTTTCTGCTCCCCGCGACGGGAGGTGGTGCTGCCGTGTCAGCCGCCGGTGCGGCTTCCCGCCACGTCCCGCACGGTGAGCATGGCGGCATCCACCTCGGCCAGGATGCGCCTCGCGTGGAGCAGGAAGGCCTCTCCGGTGGGGAGCAGGCGCATGCCACTCCGGGTCCGCTCGAAGAGCTGGGCTCCGAGCTCATCCTCGAGCGCCTGGATGTGCCGGGTCAGCGGCGGCTGCGTGAGGTGCAGGCGTCGCGCGGCGCGGCCCACGTTGCACTCCTCGGCGACGGCAACGAAGGATTGGATGTGCGTAAGGCTCACGCTGCGCATTCTAGCGCGGGCCCGAGCGCGGGTACACGCGCCCTTCCGGCCATACCGAAACAGCATTGGACGCCCGGGGCACGGGAGCCGCACCTTGGCGGCCATGAGTGTTCCATTGTTCAAGGGGACCGAAGTGGAGCGGCTGCGCCGCGCCAGCCAGGCAGCGGCGGGCACGCTGGCCTTCATTGGCTCCAAGCTGGCGCCCGGCGTGAGCACGGGGGACATCGACCAGTGGG
This genomic window from Myxococcus hansupus contains:
- a CDS encoding LysR family transcriptional regulator — its product is MSLTHIQSFVAVAEECNVGRAARRLHLTQPPLTRHIQALEDELGAQLFERTRSGMRLLPTGEAFLLHARRILAEVDAAMLTVRDVAGSRTGG